One genomic segment of Streptomyces liangshanensis includes these proteins:
- a CDS encoding Cof-type HAD-IIB family hydrolase, whose protein sequence is MTSTDDSPLPARPRLIATDLDGTLLHDDKTVSDRTIAALAAAERAGLEVFFVTGRPARWMDVVREYVHGHGLAICANGAAVVDLRAGGELLRVRPLERTTALDVVRALRDAAPGTTFAVELSTGIHYEPDYPAFHLDPGASVAAAEKLLHEDEPDSAAPVLKVLAHHADLTPDGFLTVARTAAGHLASFTRSSPTALLEISGLGVSKASTLALCCAERGISSDEVVAFGDMPNDVEMLTWAGTSYAMGNAHPDVLAAASGETLTNEEDGVAVVIEQILARL, encoded by the coding sequence GTGACCTCCACTGACGACTCCCCGCTCCCCGCCCGGCCCCGGCTGATCGCCACCGATCTGGACGGCACCCTGCTGCACGACGACAAGACGGTCTCGGACCGCACGATCGCGGCGCTCGCCGCCGCGGAGCGGGCCGGCCTGGAGGTCTTCTTCGTGACGGGCCGGCCCGCCCGGTGGATGGACGTCGTCAGGGAGTACGTGCACGGCCACGGCCTGGCCATCTGCGCCAACGGCGCGGCCGTCGTCGACCTGCGCGCGGGCGGCGAGCTGCTCCGCGTCCGTCCGCTGGAGCGGACGACCGCCCTCGACGTCGTACGGGCCCTGCGCGACGCGGCCCCCGGCACGACCTTCGCGGTCGAGCTGAGCACCGGCATCCACTACGAACCGGACTACCCGGCCTTCCACCTGGACCCGGGCGCGAGTGTCGCCGCCGCGGAGAAGCTCCTGCACGAGGACGAGCCGGACTCGGCCGCCCCCGTACTGAAGGTGCTCGCCCACCACGCCGACCTGACCCCGGACGGCTTCCTGACGGTCGCCAGGACCGCCGCGGGCCACCTCGCGTCCTTCACGCGCTCCAGCCCGACGGCCCTGCTGGAGATCAGCGGCCTCGGCGTGAGCAAGGCGAGCACGCTCGCGCTGTGCTGCGCCGAACGCGGCATCTCCTCGGACGAGGTCGTCGCGTTCGGGGACATGCCGAACGACGTGGAGATGCTGACCTGGGCCGGTACGTCGTACGCGATGGGCAACGCCCACCCCGACGTGCTGGCCGCCGCCTCGGGGGAGACCCTCACCAACGAGGAGGACGGCGTCGCGGTGGTCATCGAGCAGATCCTGGCCCGCCTCTGA
- a CDS encoding HSP90 family protein yields the protein MTSTARAGIPDPAVNTFQVDLRGLVDLLSHHLYSSPRVYVRELLQNAVDAVTARRAHDPAAVVRIRLAAGGGQVSIEDSGIGLTADEVHTLLATIGRSSKRGGEQGLESARREFLGQFGIGLLACFVVARQIRVVTRSARTPDAPPVEWLASDDGSYTVRVLPDEARPEPGTTVHLEPRPGAEEWTTPARVEELARDFGSLLPYDITFADDAGNESPVTDRPAVWDRPHPTPGARRVALAGHCSRVFGFSPLDTIDLDLPVAGVRGVAYVLPEATSPAHRAGHRVYLKGMLLTDHADNLLPDWAFFVRAVLDTDTLRPTASRENLYDDETLAAVRDALGTRIRDWLTGLAAGEPERLASFLSVHHLGVKSLARHDAELLDLMLPWLPFETSDGQVSLDEFAAAHGEIHFTRTVEEFRQIAPIAAAHGLGVVNAGYTYDADLLALLPAVRPGIRVTELDAGAVTDRLDAVETTAELALAAFLATARARLSPLACDVVLRAFQPVTVPALFLDDRQARHERDRATAQEGADDLWGDILGALRGAAPRARLVLNHNNPLIRRIAGLPDTELTGLAVESLYGQALLMSQRPLRPHDTTLLNRAFLGLLEWATHPTAPHTASEEDPK from the coding sequence ATGACGTCCACAGCACGGGCCGGAATCCCTGATCCCGCCGTCAACACCTTCCAGGTCGACCTGCGTGGGCTGGTCGACCTGCTCTCCCACCACCTGTACTCCAGCCCGCGGGTCTACGTGCGCGAACTGCTCCAGAACGCGGTGGACGCCGTCACCGCCCGCCGCGCGCACGACCCCGCCGCGGTCGTCCGGATCCGGCTGGCCGCCGGCGGTGGCCAGGTCTCCATCGAGGACAGCGGCATCGGCCTGACCGCCGACGAGGTGCACACCCTCCTCGCCACGATCGGCCGCAGCTCCAAGCGCGGGGGTGAACAGGGCCTGGAGAGCGCCCGCCGCGAGTTCCTCGGCCAGTTCGGCATCGGCCTGCTCGCGTGCTTCGTGGTCGCCCGGCAGATCCGGGTCGTCACCCGCTCCGCGCGTACGCCCGACGCCCCGCCCGTCGAGTGGCTCGCGAGCGACGACGGGTCGTACACCGTCCGCGTCCTGCCCGACGAGGCCCGCCCCGAGCCCGGCACGACCGTCCACCTGGAGCCGCGCCCCGGCGCGGAGGAGTGGACGACCCCCGCGCGCGTCGAGGAACTGGCCCGCGACTTCGGCTCCTTGCTGCCGTACGACATCACCTTCGCCGACGACGCGGGCAACGAGAGCCCGGTCACCGACCGCCCCGCCGTCTGGGACCGCCCCCATCCCACACCGGGCGCGCGCCGGGTCGCCCTCGCCGGGCACTGCTCGCGCGTGTTCGGGTTCTCGCCGCTCGACACCATCGACCTGGACCTGCCCGTCGCCGGGGTGCGCGGCGTGGCGTACGTCCTGCCCGAGGCGACCAGCCCCGCGCACCGGGCCGGACACCGCGTGTACCTCAAGGGCATGCTGCTCACCGACCACGCGGACAACCTGCTCCCGGACTGGGCGTTCTTCGTCCGCGCCGTCCTGGACACCGACACCCTGCGGCCCACCGCCTCCCGGGAGAACCTCTACGACGACGAGACCCTCGCCGCCGTCAGGGACGCGCTCGGCACACGGATCCGCGACTGGCTGACCGGCCTCGCCGCGGGCGAACCGGAACGGCTCGCCTCCTTCCTGAGCGTCCATCACCTGGGCGTGAAGTCCCTCGCCCGGCACGACGCCGAGCTGCTCGACCTCATGCTGCCCTGGCTGCCGTTCGAGACCAGCGACGGACAGGTGAGCCTGGACGAGTTCGCCGCCGCGCACGGCGAGATCCACTTCACCAGGACCGTCGAGGAGTTCCGCCAGATCGCGCCCATCGCGGCGGCGCACGGCCTGGGCGTCGTCAACGCCGGGTACACGTACGACGCCGACCTGCTCGCCCTGCTGCCCGCCGTCCGGCCCGGCATCCGCGTCACCGAGCTCGACGCGGGGGCGGTCACGGACCGCCTCGACGCCGTGGAGACCACCGCCGAGCTGGCGCTCGCCGCCTTCCTCGCCACGGCGCGCGCCCGGCTCTCACCGCTGGCCTGCGACGTGGTGCTGCGCGCGTTCCAGCCGGTCACCGTGCCCGCGCTGTTCCTCGACGACCGCCAGGCCCGGCACGAACGGGACCGGGCGACCGCCCAGGAAGGCGCCGACGACCTGTGGGGCGACATCCTGGGCGCGCTGCGGGGCGCCGCGCCGCGCGCGCGGCTCGTCCTCAACCACAACAACCCGCTGATCCGGCGCATCGCCGGCCTGCCCGACACCGAGCTGACCGGCCTCGCCGTCGAGTCCCTCTACGGACAGGCCCTGTTGATGTCCCAGCGGCCCCTGCGCCCCCACGACACCACGTTGCTCAACCGCGCCTTCCTCGGGCTCCTGGAATGGGCGACCCACCCCACCGCCCCGCACACCGCCTCCGAGGAGGACCCGAAGTGA